Part of the Crossiella cryophila genome, CGGCCACTCACTGCCCTTCCAGCTCTCCGACCTGGCCTGGATCGCCGCGGTGATCGCGCTGTGGACGCACGCCCGCTGGGCGCTGGCGCTGACCTACTACTGGAACCTCACCCTCACCGTGCAGGCCCTGGTCACCCCGGTGCTGCGCGGCCCTGACTTCCCCGACTTCGGCTTCCTGATGTTCTTCAGCCAGCACATCTTCGAGGTGTGGGCGGCGGTCTTCCTGATCTGGGGCCTGCGGCTGCGCCCTGACTGGTGGAGCTACCGGCTCACCCTGGTGGTCACCGCGACCTGGGCCGTGGTGATGTCCGTCTTCAATCCACTGGCCGGAACCAATTACGGCTTCCTCAGCGAGAAGCCCCCGGTAGGCACGTTGCTGGATCAGATGGGCGGCTGGCCGTGGTACCTGTTCCTGGGATACGCCCTGCTCAGCGGGGCTTGGGCGCTGATGACCTGGCCCTGGGTCGTGATCACGGCAAGATCGCGCCAGCCGGCCGGCTGACCCTCAATCGGCATGTTTTACCAGGCCGCGCCGCGACATGATCGCGGGGTATGTGTGCTTGCTCCGCTCTGCGCACCAGGTATGCTGCGGCCAGGACAAATACTGAGACGAGCGGGGCCCGTCGGCTATCGGCCGACCGCCCTGCCCCGGGTACGAGGGGGTCGAGCCATGGGGCGCGGCCGAGCTAAGGCCAAGCAGGCGAAGGTCGCACGCGAGATCAAGTACAGCTCGCCGACCACCGACCTCGAGGCCCTTCAGCGAGAGCTGTCCGGACCATCGAGCGGCGGCCGTCAGGTCGACGATCGATTTGACAACAGCGACGATCGTTACCAAGACAGGTATTGAGACTGTCCACTCACCGGGCCCCGTGACGGTGCCCGGCGTACCTACTGATGCCCGAGTCCCGCCGGTGGCGCTGTCCGCGTCATCGGCGGGTTCTCGTGCCGACAAACGCGGCCAGGCTGGCGATGGACTCCAACGAGTCCAGGTTCATGTCCTCATCCGCCACATCCACGCCGAACCGCTGCTGGATCGCGCTGAGCAACTTCAGCCCGGCCAGCGAGGTCAGGCCGATCTCCGGCGCGAACAGGCCGGTGTCCGCGGGCAGCGCGTCGATCGCCGCGCGGTCCAGTTCGACGGCCTCGGCCAGCAGACCGCGGATCTCCGCCTCGACGCTCATGTCGTGGTCTCCAGTTCCAGGTACTCGGGGTAGTCGGGCAGCACGCCCTCGTCCAGCCTGCGGCCCAGGATCGCCAGGTCCGCGGGCTGCGGGCCGGTGACGCGCAGCCCGCACTGCCGGAACAGCACCCGCAGCTCCACGTTCGCCCCGGTCGGCCGCACCGGCACGTGCAGTTCCCGCGCGCCCTCGGCCAGCGCCCGGTCCATCACCCAGCGCAGGAACGCGGGTGCGACGCCTCGCCCGGCCACCCGGCAGGACAACGCGAGCAACCGCACCCGCCAGGTCACCGGATCCCGCTCGCCCGCCGCGGCCTTCTCGATCACCGCCGCGCCGATCAGCCCGTAGCCGCCGAACCGGTCCGAGAGTTCCGCCACCGGCAAGAACCACCCGTCCGGGTCAGTCAGCCTGGTCAGTACTTCCTCGACCGGCGGCACATCGCCAGTGGTGTTCATCCGGTGCGTGCGCCGGGCCAGCTCGACCAGCCGCGGCACATCGGCCGCGGTGGCCGGGCACAGCGTGAGCCGCATCCCGCACCAGCGCAGGAATTCCGCCC contains:
- a CDS encoding YwaF family protein, with the protein product MTVLAADFTPFGPSHWGALAVFALGAAALVVFGRGLATESARLRGSRILAVLLLVFHLPMQLYVLLPSEFGIGHSLPFQLSDLAWIAAVIALWTHARWALALTYYWNLTLTVQALVTPVLRGPDFPDFGFLMFFSQHIFEVWAAVFLIWGLRLRPDWWSYRLTLVVTATWAVVMSVFNPLAGTNYGFLSEKPPVGTLLDQMGGWPWYLFLGYALLSGAWALMTWPWVVITARSRQPAG
- a CDS encoding DUF3073 domain-containing protein, which translates into the protein MGRGRAKAKQAKVAREIKYSSPTTDLEALQRELSGPSSGGRQVDDRFDNSDDRYQDRY
- a CDS encoding acyl carrier protein; protein product: MSVEAEIRGLLAEAVELDRAAIDALPADTGLFAPEIGLTSLAGLKLLSAIQQRFGVDVADEDMNLDSLESIASLAAFVGTRTRR
- a CDS encoding HAD-IIIC family phosphatase — translated: MSVKCVVWDLDGTLWDGIAVEQTTETLPAPRPAVLALIDELAARGVMSSIASRTDPSILDLLLADEPLAERFVAPQADWQDKSVALRRISAELGIGLAALAFVDDNPFERAEVAAALPEVLVLAPEQAAGLLDSPELDPAALTPEARGRVSRYREEARRKDAETAFTGSRAEFLRWCGMRLTLCPATAADVPRLVELARRTHRMNTTGDVPPVEEVLTRLTDPDGWFLPVAELSDRFGGYGLIGAAVIEKAAAGERDPVTWRVRLLALSCRVAGRGVAPAFLRWVMDRALAEGARELHVPVRPTGANVELRVLFRQCGLRVTGPQPADLAILGRRLDEGVLPDYPEYLELETTT